One window of the Ananas comosus cultivar F153 linkage group 21, ASM154086v1, whole genome shotgun sequence genome contains the following:
- the LOC109726221 gene encoding uncharacterized protein LOC109726221 isoform X1 produces the protein MDFKSMSRKELQALCKEHRLPANTTNSIMAESLASLLQGSDKIKRKGCLKGSGGSSGDDGGGGRRPAKKVTFTLQEEVLRFGESKAIRSPEKRRSSRRRSVIGSELIDLSNGAEEMRSTRSRSATGSVSSSAVAEVERDRVSVGDSHLGRTQVRRRGNSKDEGEKLEKNEKTRRGETRKRSRGVDYSGEMCGHVGNSNLRGEEPPLRRSRRNLLKSENSLVANGSIRSGEGIESTDKLGQNASEISNGEDKNYSSVHQEDESLAVGRRKLQRKQKKTDTEAERDTETWPSKHEAPMRRSTRKVIVSNVLEKGNTSLAGGKRESKRSGARCASKRIATTSSEDEIPLSDVETEEETKTVVETNEGPRRSRRNASKHTVTGVEITLPVTEKGINGGIINGRKNLKKRHPSEVDVSTVVTENLIAKTANKVNTLQKQQSDEVVEEPFVEARVASCETFGEAEALEGHRLNEEPKRRSRRNISKYKLCAPADEITEKKREVKRTKAALLVQAIPVLESEADEVVDKATPQDDLSLNQDNDNSCQESIRNAVTNDASDHKLLEETPKMLDMNDEEGLVIVISGKKQSSQNPNKEAENCKYGDTVFLEESNTAEKLDGSINKQDNSEEMEYDDGEISIPRCLDTSYEIIETTVDDNVCLNPESVLDHDGVTEVDSETLSHVDMKDSASSADRKKLEEQINNQSAVQFVDAESGGSIFIVGGSCNSEVAINSQCTVIGHSEGFSSQTAPETCPLVDWKTTATSLSHDAVEAANGCSPTDTANDQDECLQPSNVAIISELGDYSEKLKRVRPQTGPCNVTPKTILSVERTRKICNRMKDSGQTQIIGEVGGSNARAAKDDVSTYNGDDMFVTSKTKVDSINLEEAEVRMNEDHTKLVGNEIACKPHIQDDDDGKYVNIDEISLDSRSPEFVNKDNWVAPGAQLQALETIYKMETEVSLVMAKCSPTASQENCDEIESSEFQGAINHDKRNDRNVVSMLEEKMKPVPFSSEMNVQNEFEEKKAMVKITNEIVGKTDCHESDKLPEVSDLLEISTSKVDELECRAADDLFSVKNRVTASSNKRKRQEVGADLGYTTSVDLRTSDNMPECDLTSIALEANGGVSIEKSKEAVHKTAPSSANTEMTTADEVTVTLELSSKKFLPENGEALGFLNERPNLSSMGAEFAGERDASVEERSIVNSMEAELLPENIEASEQSSFEISLIETKSFSGFIQQSCSLASCELTEHSAGISADNLRAKFEAAETQKKLDKTIEKLFLVLSTLKDGNSVAGETICTNGFPLARDTEEAERIQSSQLPGSPDCLKIQDMFDEPDSRSYLFERGNIEETSGTEQARNTPNDIMQTFEQDFVDYEENAESCSISKNVTEQNGTGTISEEQYENDIVDNHVTPGALLHTEEGKQSPLSGSTNLMSLSSSHFQVIDKPESPGNNNGGTAVEYSSTARHSLIGFKDFSAEIPENSLVDHGFALESINWESGKKDYHVNSGCEKSIASQPTADLRHTDEPDVGNNEVSEDRMKLVEKNAGCKNHDQCSDNDGKHGEIDEVSFDSMSQEFISETNWVAPGAHLPSLEALFCVEREVPAIMTDCSQTTTQEHSVDNDSCEFTGETANKSERSHKTVAPMESEKMTTVPFLLDTTVENEVEVQKNLADLASDCLEMIYVADDPPARIGLDLSANGDKSQEEGTNLGYGNSVDLKTSDEMEVSVTKKLCTEVVEPFDAVSCYKENTNQDFVEKPEEAIDKPTPQSAKTEMIITEEITVGKELDSEEQLQPQSSDIVDQSVGTVGDQCILNNSEAENVEATESSHGTSFVENRSISNLIQQDCGSDSRQVMEVSNSISVDNHASNLEETDSSQCQDRVEEICHQLPSVSILNAKKFGNTSCNSAITADKNKENTPAIKINHSNKRNVDKSTTKSLLRRPLQIIHSSKAELL, from the exons ATGGATTTCAAATCCATGAGTAGGAAAGAGCTCCAAGCGCTATGCAAGGAGCATCGCCTCCCCGCGAACACCACCAATTCGATCATGGCCGAGAGCCTCGCCTCGCTTCTCCAG GGTAGTGATAAGATTAAGCGGAAGGGTTGCTTGAAGGGCTCCGGCGGAAGCAGCGGCGATgatggcggaggagggaggcggCCTGCGAAGAAGGTCACCTTCACTTTACAAGAGGAGGTGCTTCGATTTGGGGAATCTAAAGCAATACGATCTCCCGAGAAGAGGAGATCTAGTCGTAGAAGATCTGTAATTGGTTCTGAACTAATCGATTTAAGTAATGGAGCGGAGGAGATGAGGAGTACAAGGTCGCGTTCCGCAACAGGTTCAGTTTCATCCTCTGCTGTGGCCGAGGTTGAGCGCGATCGTGTTTCGGTTGGAGATTCACATTTAGGAAGAACCCAAGTGAGGAGAAGGGGTAATTCAAAGGATGAAGGTGAGAAATtggagaaaaatgagaaaactAGGAGAGGTGAAACCCGTAAACGGAGCAGAGGTGTGGATTACAGTGGAGAAATGTGTGGTCATGTAGGAAATTCTAATCTTCGTGGAGAAGAGCCTCCTCTCCGGCGATCGAGGCGTAACCTTTTAAAATCTGAGAATTCTTTAGTAGCAAATGGGAGCATAAGATCTGGCGAAGGGATTGAATCTACGGACAAACTGGGGCAAAATGCTTCAGAAATTAGCAATGGCGAAGACAAGAACTACTCATCTGTGCACCAGGAAGATGAGAGTTTAGCAGTTGGAAGGAGAAAGTTGCAAAGAAAACAGAAGAAAACTGATACTGAAGCTGAAAGGGACACTGAAACTTGGCCCTCAAAACATGAAGCTCCTATGAGAAGATCAACACGGAAAGTTATAGTGTCTAATGTGCTTGAGAAGGGTAATACTTCATTAGCAGGCGGGAAAAGAGAATCAAAGAGATCAGGAGCTAGATGTGCCTCGAAAAGAATTGCTACTACAAGTTCTGAAGATGAAATTCCATTGTCTGATGTAGAAACTGAAGAGGAGACAAAAACAGTCGTGGAGACAAATGAAGGTCCGAGACGTTCAAGGCGCAATGCTTCAAAGCATACTGTAACTGGAGTTGAGATTACTCTTCCTGTCACCGAGAAAGGAATAAATGGTGGTATTATTAATGGTCGCAAAAACTTAAAGAAGCGTCATCCATCTGAAGTAGATGTCTCTACAGTTGTAACTGAGAATTTGATAGCTAAAACGGCGAATAAAGTGAACACATTGCAGAAGCAGCAGAGCGATGAAGTTGTAGAGGAGCCATTTGTAGAAGCTCGTGTTGCTAGTTGTGAAACTTTTGGAGAAGCTGAAGCTTTAGAAGGTCATAGACTAAATGAGGAGCCGAAAAGGCGTTCAAGGcgcaatatttcaaaatataagttATGTGCCCCTGCTGATGAGATTactgagaagaagagagaggtaAAAAGAACAAAAGCAGCTCTTTTGGTACAAGCCATTCCTGTCCTGGAGAGTGAAGCTGATGAGGTAGTTGACAAGGCAACACCGCAAGATGATCTTAGTCTCAATCAAGATAATGACAATTCCTGCCAAGAGAGCATCAGGAATGCTGTTACTAATGATGCATCAGATCATAAATTATTGGAAGAGACTCCTAAAATGTTGGACATGAATGATGAGGAGGGCTTGGTCATAGTAATTAGTGGTAAGAAACAATCAAGTCAGAATCCAAATAAAGAAGCTGAAAATTGTAAATACGGGGATACTGTTTTCTTAGAAGAGAGCAATACAGCTGAAAAGTTGGATGGATCAATTAATAAGCAGGATAACTCTGAGGAAATGGAATACGATGATGGAGAAATTTCTATCCCCAGGTGTCTTGATACATCTTATGAAATAATTGAGACTACTGTAGATGACAATGTATGTTTAAATCCTGAGTCTGTTCTGGATCATGATGGTGTAACAGAAGTTGATTCAGAAACTCTTTCTCATGTTGATATGAAGGATTCTGCTTCATCAGCTGATAGAAAGAAACTTGAAGAGCAGATCAATAATCAATCAGCTGTGCAGTTTGTTGATGCAGAATCTGGTGGATCGATCTTTATAGTGGGCGGTAGCTGTAACTCTGAAGTTGCCATTAATTCCCAATGTACTGTTATAGGGCATTCTGAAGGATTCTCATCACAAACTGCCCCTGAGACATGTCCATTGGTTGATTGGAAAACAACTGCTACAAGTTTAAGTCATGATGCTGTTGAAGCGGCTAACGGTTGCTCACCAACTGATACTGCTAATGATCAAG ATGAATGTCTTCAACCTTCAAATGTCGCCATTATCAGTGAATTGGGTGACTATTCAGAAAAGCTTAAGCGAGTCAGGCCTCAAACAGGGCCTTGTAATGTTACTCCAAAGACCATTCTATCTGTTGAAAGGACACGTAAAATATGTAATCGTATGAAGGACTCCGGTCAAACTCAAATTATTGGAGAGGTTGGTGGCTCTAATGCAAGAGCTGCAAAAGATGATGTCAGTACTTATAATGGAGATGACATGTTTGTTACATCTAAAACTAAGGTGGATTCAATAAATCTTGAAGAGGCTGAAGTCCGCATGAATGAAGATCACACAAAGCTGGTGGGAAATGAGATAGCTTGCAAGCCCCACATACAAGATGACGATGATG GGAAATATGTCAACATTGATGAGATTTCTTTGGATTCGAGGTCACCAGAATTCGTTAATAAAGATAATTGGGTTGCACCAGGTGCACAATTACAGGCATTGGAGACCATATATAAGATGGAAACTGAAGTCTCTTTGGTCATGGCCAAGTGTTCTCCTACCGCAAGTCAAGAGAACTGTGATGAGATTGAAAGTTCCGAGTTTCAAGGTGCAATCAATCATGACAAAAGAAATGACAGAAATGTGGTTTCAATGTTGGAAGAAAAGATGAAGCCTGTGCCATTTTCATCAGAAATGAATGTTCAAAATGAATTCGAAGAGAAGAAGGCTATGGTGAAAATTACCAATGAGATTGTTGGGAAGACAGATTGTCATGAATCAGACAAACTTCCTGAAGTGAGCGATTTATTGGAAATTTCTACTTCCAAAGTTGATGAATTAGAGTGTCGTG CTGCAGATGATCTTTTTTCTGTCAAAAATAGGGTAACTGCATCTAGTAATAAGCGTAAGAGACAGGAGGTAGGAGCGGACTTGGGTTATACAACTTCAGTGGATCTTAGAACTTCAGATAATATGCCGGAATGTGATTTAACTTCTATTGCATTAGAAGCTAATGGAGGAGTTTCTATAGAAAAGTCTAAGGAGGCTGTACATAAAACTGCTCCCAGTTCTGCTAATACTGAGATGACAACAGCTGATGAAGTCACAGTTACATTGGAACTCAGTAGCAAAAAATTCCTTCCTGAAAATGGAGAAGCATTAGGTTTTTTAAATGAACGGCCCAACTTGAGCTCTATGGGTGCTGAATTTGCTGGTGAAAGAGATGCATCAGTGGAAGAGAGAAGCATTGTCAACAGCATGGAAGCTGAATTATTACCTGAAAATATTGAAGCTAGCGAACAATCTTCTTTTGAAATTTCTTTGATCGAAACTAAAAGCTTTAGTGGTTTTATCCAGCAAAGTTGCAGCCTAGCTTCTTGTGAATTGACAGAACATTCAGCAGGAATCTCAGCTGATAACCTTCGAGCAAAGTTTGAGG CTGCAGAGACGCAGAAGAAACTGGATAAAACAATAGAGAAACTGTTTCTGGTGTTGTCTACCCTAAAAGATGGTAATTCAGTAGCTGGAGAAACTATTTGCACTAACGGATTTCCACTTGCTAGAGACACTGAAGAAGCTGAACGAATCCAAAGCAGCCAACTTCCGGGGTCACCGGACTGTCTTAAAATTCAGGACATGTTTGATGAACCTGATAGTCGATCCTACTTGTTTGAGAGAG GCAACATAGAAGAAACATCTGGCACTGAGCAAGCAAGGAACACACCAAATGATATAATGCAAACATTTGAGCAGGACTTTGTAGATTATGAAGAGAATGCTGAAAGTTGCAGCATCTCTAAGAATGTTACAGAGCAAAATGGTACAGGGACAATTTCAGAAGAACAATATGAGAATGATATAGTAGATAATCATGTTACACCTGGAGCACTATTACACACTGAAGAGGGCAAACAATCTCCCTTATCTGGTTCTACTAatctcatgtctctaagttcAAGTCACTTCCAAG TTATTGATAAACCTGAATCACCTGGAAATAATAATGGTGGAACAGCCGTTGAATATTCATCTACTGCAAGGCATTCATTAATTGGGTTCAAGGACTTTTCCGCTGAAATTCCAGAAAATTCTTTGGTAGATCATGGCTTTGCCCTCGAAAGTATTAACTGGGAGAGTGGGAAGAAAGACTATCATGTAAACAGTGGATGTGAAAAGTCTATTGCATCCCAACCAACAGCAGATTTGAGGCATACTGATGAGCCAGATGTTGGCAATAATGAGGTGAGCGAAGATCGCATGAAGCTAGTGGAAAAGAATGCAGGTTGCAAGAACCACGACCAGTGTAGTGACAATGATG GGAAACATGGCGAGATCGATGAGGTTTCATTTGATTCAATGTCACAAGAATTCATAAGCGAAACAAATTGGGTTGCTCCAGGTGCTCATTTACCTTCTTTGGAGGCCCTATTTTGTGTCGAAAGGGAAGTTCCTGCTATCATGACTGACTGTTCTCAGACAACAACTCAAGAGCACAGCGTTGACAATGATAGTTGTGAGTTTACAGGTGAAACTGCTAACAAGAGTGAAAGAAGTCACAAAACTGTAGCACCAATGGAGTCTGAAAAGATGACCACTGTTCCATTCTTATTAGACACCACTGTTGAAAATGAAGTCGAAGTACAAAAGAATCTTGCGGATCTCGCCAGCGATTGCCTTGAGATGATATATG TTGCAGATGATCCGCCTGCCAGAATAGGGCTAGATCTATCTGCTAATGGGGACAAGAGTCAGGAAGAAGGAACAAATCTGGGTTATGGAAATTCAGTGGATCTTAAGACTTCAGATGAAATGGAGGTATCAGTTACAAAGAAATTGTGTACCGAAGTAGTAGAGCCATTTGACGCAGTGAGTTGTTATAAGGAAAATACTAATCAAGATTTCGTAGAAAAACCTGAGGAGGCTATAGATAAACCCACTCCCCAGTCAGCTAAAACTGAGATGATTATAACCGAAGAAATAACAGTTGGTAAGGAACTTGACAGCGAAGAACAGTTGCAACCGCAAAGTTCTGATATTGTTGATCAAAGTGTTGGAACAGTTGGAGATCAATGCATTTTAAACAACAGCGAAGCTGAAAATGTTGAGGCTACTGAATCATCTCATGGGACTTCTTTTGTTGAAAATAGAAGCATCAGCAATTTGATTCAGCAGGATTGTGGTTCAGATTCTCGTCAAGTGATGGAAGTTTCAAATAGTATATCAGTTGATAACCATGCATCAAACCTTGAGG AAACAGATTCATCACAATGTCAAGATAGAGTGGAGGAAATATGCCACCAGTTGCCGAGTGTAAGCATACTTAATGCAAAGAAATTCGGTAATACAAGTTGCAATAGTGCAATTACCGCAGACAAAAACAAGGAGAATACCCCAGCTATCAAAATAAATCATTCAAACAAGCGCAACGTGGATAAATCAACAACAAAGAGTTTGTTGAGACGGCCACTACAGATTATTCATAGCAGTAAGGCAGAACTGTTATGA